A portion of the Candidatus Binataceae bacterium genome contains these proteins:
- a CDS encoding D-glycerate dehydrogenase, which produces MVAKARWNIFVTRHLPGDAIERLRKVARVEVWDRELPPPRDYLLKKLRSADAILSMLSDRMDEDAIASAPELKVISNYAVGVDNIDLEAATRGGIPVGHTPGVLTDATADIAFGLLMAAARRIVEGDREVRAGKWQTWGPEVLLGNDVHGATLGIIGWGAIGQATARRGEGFGMKILYLKPRGKSHRVQNGPAPAGTPVTLARLLRESDFVSIHVPLTPETRHLLGKNEFALMKPGAILINTARGPIVDQKALTAALKSRHLGGTGLDVTDPEPIERGDPLLKLPNVVIAPHIGSASRATRERMTAMAVDNILAVMKGSAPEWCANPEVKSTFKTHRSVRILK; this is translated from the coding sequence ATGGTGGCGAAGGCGCGATGGAACATTTTCGTAACGCGGCATCTGCCGGGCGACGCGATCGAGCGGCTGCGCAAGGTCGCGCGCGTCGAGGTCTGGGATCGCGAACTGCCGCCGCCGCGCGACTATCTGCTGAAGAAGCTCCGCTCGGCAGATGCGATCCTCTCGATGCTCAGCGATCGGATGGACGAAGATGCGATCGCGTCTGCGCCCGAGCTGAAAGTCATCAGCAACTACGCGGTCGGCGTTGACAATATCGACCTCGAAGCCGCGACACGCGGCGGTATCCCGGTGGGACATACGCCAGGGGTGCTGACCGACGCCACGGCCGATATCGCTTTCGGGCTGCTGATGGCGGCGGCGCGGCGAATCGTCGAAGGCGATCGCGAGGTTCGCGCCGGCAAGTGGCAAACCTGGGGACCCGAAGTCCTGCTCGGCAACGACGTTCACGGCGCGACGCTCGGAATCATCGGATGGGGCGCGATCGGCCAGGCCACAGCGCGGCGCGGCGAAGGATTCGGGATGAAGATTCTGTACCTCAAGCCGCGCGGCAAATCGCATCGCGTGCAGAACGGCCCAGCTCCAGCGGGCACACCAGTAACGCTCGCGCGATTGCTCAGGGAGTCGGACTTCGTCTCGATCCACGTACCGCTGACGCCGGAGACGCGGCATCTGCTCGGAAAGAACGAGTTCGCGTTGATGAAACCAGGCGCAATCCTGATCAACACAGCGCGCGGTCCGATTGTCGATCAAAAAGCGCTCACCGCAGCGCTGAAGTCGAGGCATCTCGGAGGCACCGGCCTTGATGTGACAGACCCCGAACCTATCGAGCGCGGCGATCCGCTGCTCAAGCTGCCCAACGTCGTGATCGCGCCGCATATCGGCAGCGCCAGCCGCGCCACGCGCGAGCGCATGACGGCGATGGCGGTGGATAACATCCTCGCAGTGATGAAGGGCAGCGCCCCCGAGTGGTGTGCGAACCCGGAGGTGAAGTCCACGTTCAAAACGCATCGCAGCGTGAGAATCTTAAAATAG
- the hisA gene encoding 1-(5-phosphoribosyl)-5-[(5-phosphoribosylamino)methylideneamino]imidazole-4-carboxamide isomerase, translating to MFERFTVIPAIDLKGGQVVRLLRGEMSHATIYGSDPAEVARGFESAGAELIHIVDLDGAVAGEPRNTAAIRAIRAAVKCAIDVSGGLRTIEAVRSAFQTGADRISIGSAAFLDPQLLSDACNEFPGRVFGSVDARDGRLAIKGWVETSQLTVNDAIGRFKAAGVAAVTVTDIARDGTQQGVDAIRMAEIAKSSGLAVIASGGVSTLDDIATLSQEFTHGVVGVIVGRALYENKFTLPQAIAAALLKK from the coding sequence TTGTTCGAGCGCTTCACCGTTATCCCGGCGATCGATCTCAAGGGCGGGCAGGTCGTGCGCCTGCTGCGCGGCGAGATGAGCCACGCGACGATCTATGGCAGCGATCCGGCCGAAGTCGCGCGCGGCTTCGAAAGCGCTGGCGCAGAGCTGATTCATATCGTCGACCTCGACGGCGCAGTCGCCGGCGAACCGCGCAATACGGCCGCGATTCGCGCCATTCGCGCGGCGGTGAAGTGCGCAATCGACGTGAGCGGCGGCCTCAGAACGATCGAAGCTGTACGCTCCGCGTTTCAGACCGGCGCCGATCGCATTTCAATCGGCTCAGCGGCATTTCTCGATCCTCAACTACTCAGCGATGCCTGCAACGAATTTCCCGGACGCGTATTCGGCTCGGTCGATGCGCGCGACGGCAGGCTCGCGATCAAAGGATGGGTCGAGACGAGTCAACTGACAGTCAACGACGCGATCGGACGGTTCAAAGCCGCCGGTGTTGCAGCCGTCACCGTCACCGACATCGCCCGCGACGGCACCCAGCAAGGCGTCGACGCAATCCGGATGGCCGAAATCGCAAAGTCCTCGGGCCTCGCGGTGATAGCCTCCGGCGGCGTATCGACCCTCGACGACATCGCAACGCTGTCACAAGAATTCACGCATGGCGTGGTAGGCGTAATCGTCGGCCGCGCCCTCTACGAAAATAAGTTCACCCTGCCACAAGCGATCGCGGCGGCACTTCTGAAAAAATAG